A DNA window from Niabella yanshanensis contains the following coding sequences:
- a CDS encoding FecR family protein, with product MIKKQSGETTLEEQLELSDLTKNSEYSGLLVEGMNEVLNSSLSYPSETRGGSVNKALDKIRERIKTSEPVPLAAKSRPVRVYLAVAASVILVLGCTFFYWMQSGVPAGHAANIVVTKKGSKTNLVLPDGTKVWINADSRLSYDKEFGINRREVYLTGEAYFDVVKDKKRPFIVHTDNIEVKVLGTAFNVRAYDDEKNIQTTLLRGSIEVLLKDNNKTLLLAPNEKMIVRNTAAQSHLKKMPEGGLPEIELLKLAPRKIDSLSVETEWTHNRLVFEQEKLTDIIPVLERWYNITIELKNKQDAGVLYRGKFENDSLEDVLESLKMIGNFSYTIQKDKVVIY from the coding sequence TTGATAAAAAAGCAATCCGGTGAAACAACGCTGGAAGAGCAGCTTGAGTTATCAGATCTTACAAAGAATAGTGAGTACAGCGGGTTATTGGTTGAGGGAATGAACGAAGTGTTGAATAGTTCCCTTAGTTATCCATCGGAGACCAGGGGCGGCTCTGTTAATAAGGCCCTCGATAAAATCCGGGAAAGAATTAAGACATCGGAACCGGTTCCTTTAGCAGCGAAATCCAGGCCCGTTAGGGTTTATTTAGCGGTTGCAGCTTCAGTTATTTTGGTGCTGGGATGTACATTTTTTTACTGGATGCAGTCCGGAGTGCCGGCAGGACATGCTGCTAATATCGTAGTGACAAAGAAGGGCTCTAAAACCAACCTGGTGTTGCCGGATGGAACCAAAGTATGGATCAACGCCGATTCCAGACTGTCTTATGATAAGGAGTTCGGCATTAATAGAAGAGAAGTATATCTGACAGGCGAGGCTTATTTCGATGTGGTGAAAGATAAGAAAAGGCCGTTTATTGTGCATACGGATAATATCGAAGTGAAGGTACTGGGAACGGCATTTAATGTGCGGGCTTATGATGATGAGAAAAATATACAAACAACCTTGTTAAGAGGTTCAATAGAAGTGTTACTAAAAGATAATAATAAAACACTTTTGTTGGCTCCCAACGAAAAAATGATTGTGCGTAACACTGCAGCTCAATCGCATCTGAAAAAAATGCCTGAAGGAGGTTTGCCTGAAATAGAGCTGTTGAAATTGGCCCCCCGCAAAATAGACTCTTTGTCTGTTGAAACGGAATGGACGCATAACCGCCTGGTGTTTGAACAGGAGAAATTGACTGATATTATTCCGGTTTTGGAAAGATGGTATAACATAACCATTGAGCTTAAAAATAAGCAGGATGCCGGTGTATTATACCGGGGTAAATTTGAGAATGACTCTCTCGAAGACGTACTGGAGTCTTTAAAAATGATCGGGAATTTTAGTTATACGATCCAGAAAGATAAAGTTGTGATTTATTAA
- a CDS encoding RNA polymerase sigma-70 factor, which yields MPYLVHAIAHNSDEQAFEELFRIYYPALLSYTASLLKDSYVAEEICGDVLFNLWQNRKTLPTIKNLSHYLYISAKHAAISYTRSRGYKESQKNTALGDVGETLAYELGNHELKLINKETLQEINTAINELPDRCRLIFKLIKEDGLKYAEVAQLLEISVKTVENQMSIAVKKLSAILDRVLKGYKRSVS from the coding sequence TTGCCATATCTGGTTCACGCTATTGCCCATAACAGTGATGAACAGGCTTTTGAGGAGCTTTTCAGGATATATTACCCTGCATTGCTTTCGTATACGGCTTCTTTGTTAAAAGATAGCTATGTTGCAGAAGAAATATGCGGGGATGTGTTATTCAATCTTTGGCAAAATCGCAAGACGCTGCCCACCATAAAGAATCTTTCTCATTATCTATATATATCAGCCAAACATGCTGCTATCAGCTATACAAGGAGCAGGGGATATAAAGAATCGCAAAAGAATACAGCCCTTGGTGATGTAGGAGAAACCTTAGCCTATGAACTGGGTAATCACGAGTTGAAGCTCATCAATAAAGAAACATTACAGGAAATCAATACGGCTATTAATGAATTGCCAGACCGATGCCGGCTTATTTTTAAGCTGATCAAAGAAGACGGACTTAAATACGCAGAGGTAGCCCAACTATTGGAAATTTCTGTGAAAACCGTTGAAAATCAAATGAGCATTGCGGTCAAAAAACTATCGGCTATTCTGGATCGTGTTCTTAAAGGCTATAAAAGAAGCGTTTCCTGA
- a CDS encoding RagB/SusD family nutrient uptake outer membrane protein: MKINIKRTLYMAGILLAVISCSLKEYNPVSLTEEDTIQNFAGWKGFQSNCYSGLWGSLIGMPYGIVSEAGTDLWTFPYNNHNQYRDLLAYEQFTSSSGVVKNVWDLAWSSIYACNKTIDLSGQLTDANANEANIKVLVGETKLLRGYYYSVLVTQFGDLPLITSSGAERTLTPTRNKVSEIYAQIVSDLRDAFNNLGVTPLDGNAARVTKKSALGLLARVYAQGAGEGLSEGGKTYWVRAKEVADSLISNMGAYGAAMYDDFSKVFAAANNRINTEVLFTAYGLNPYNASYDYFTGNGKPNIYLHYYPKLDDAVGSGISNNNLLGRSVNSNTSNAYYGRLNQQFIGPTKYLINCFNAKYDKRWENTFVTAYANYSGVQAIASNGSGSGTPAPANVKYADATITLNAAICTKYGIDASHIGQKIYPYADVDAKNASQNATWQYIAKIWNKGDYSGSTAALTVPANANVHPYPLEADEDRFFVYLSKDPLTAEEKKARRYVTVNIDDLFDPSDPTGSTYKAVVSGNGLVPNSLANLFPAMMKFNHNFDGGWLGGNFQQKLGNIMIMRMAEVYLIAAEAAMHINGDGAAAAAYLNKLRQRACRNPADFNFGTGMQLSVATMDDVFDEYARELCGEYNRWAILKRNKAFESRLQKYNRTAFVNFIKEKHYNRPIPFGFLNQINNADNFGNNGY; the protein is encoded by the coding sequence ATGAAAATCAATATAAAGAGAACGCTATATATGGCAGGAATACTGCTGGCAGTTATTTCCTGTAGCCTGAAAGAATATAATCCTGTTTCCTTAACTGAAGAAGATACCATACAAAATTTCGCCGGCTGGAAAGGTTTTCAGTCGAACTGTTACTCGGGTCTGTGGGGCTCATTAATTGGCATGCCTTATGGTATCGTGTCCGAAGCGGGTACCGATCTGTGGACATTCCCCTACAACAATCATAACCAGTATAGGGATCTGTTGGCTTACGAACAATTTACATCAAGCTCCGGTGTTGTAAAAAATGTGTGGGACCTGGCTTGGAGCTCTATTTATGCCTGTAATAAGACAATCGATCTTTCCGGTCAGCTTACCGATGCCAACGCTAATGAAGCTAATATAAAAGTGTTGGTAGGCGAAACCAAGCTGCTTAGAGGCTATTATTATTCTGTGCTGGTTACTCAGTTTGGAGATTTGCCATTGATAACCTCATCCGGTGCTGAGCGTACGCTTACTCCCACCCGCAATAAAGTATCTGAAATTTATGCACAGATTGTTTCCGATCTGAGAGATGCCTTTAATAATCTGGGCGTTACACCGTTGGATGGTAACGCCGCAAGGGTAACAAAAAAATCTGCATTGGGGTTGTTGGCCCGTGTATATGCCCAGGGTGCAGGAGAGGGCCTGAGCGAGGGTGGTAAAACCTATTGGGTACGCGCTAAAGAAGTCGCAGATAGCCTGATCAGTAATATGGGAGCATATGGCGCTGCGATGTACGATGATTTTTCAAAAGTATTTGCTGCCGCCAATAACCGCATAAATACGGAAGTACTATTTACTGCTTACGGTCTTAACCCGTATAATGCTTCTTATGATTATTTTACAGGTAATGGAAAGCCTAATATCTACCTGCACTATTATCCCAAACTGGATGATGCCGTAGGATCGGGTATTTCTAACAACAACCTGCTGGGAAGAAGTGTCAACTCCAATACCAGTAATGCCTATTATGGCCGGCTAAACCAACAGTTTATAGGACCAACCAAGTACCTGATCAATTGCTTTAATGCAAAATATGACAAGCGCTGGGAAAACACATTTGTAACCGCATATGCCAATTACTCGGGTGTACAGGCTATTGCCAGCAATGGAAGCGGGTCCGGAACGCCCGCGCCGGCTAATGTTAAGTATGCAGATGCAACCATAACACTCAATGCGGCTATTTGTACAAAATATGGTATTGATGCATCGCATATCGGACAGAAAATCTATCCTTATGCCGACGTAGATGCTAAAAATGCTTCTCAGAATGCAACATGGCAATATATAGCCAAAATATGGAACAAAGGTGATTACTCCGGGTCTACCGCCGCATTAACGGTTCCGGCTAACGCCAACGTACACCCTTATCCGCTGGAGGCTGACGAAGACAGGTTCTTTGTTTATCTGAGTAAAGATCCGCTAACGGCTGAAGAGAAAAAAGCACGTAGATATGTAACGGTTAACATTGACGATCTTTTCGACCCCTCAGATCCAACGGGAAGTACCTATAAGGCCGTAGTGTCAGGGAATGGATTGGTGCCGAACAGTCTGGCCAACCTGTTTCCGGCTATGATGAAGTTTAATCATAATTTCGATGGAGGCTGGTTAGGAGGTAACTTCCAGCAGAAGCTTGGTAATATTATGATCATGCGGATGGCCGAAGTTTATTTGATTGCCGCCGAAGCGGCCATGCATATTAACGGCGATGGAGCTGCCGCCGCTGCATACTTAAATAAACTACGCCAGCGTGCCTGCCGCAACCCGGCTGATTTTAATTTTGGTACGGGTATGCAATTAAGCGTTGCCACTATGGACGATGTGTTTGACGAATATGCAAGGGAGCTTTGTGGAGAGTATAACCGTTGGGCTATCCTGAAACGTAATAAAGCCTTTGAAAGCCGTTTGCAGAAGTATAACAGAACGGCCTTCGTCAACTTTATAAAAGAAAAACATTACAACCGTCCTATTCCGTTTGGTTTTTTAAACCAGATCAATAATGCTGATAATTTCGGCAATAACGGGTATTAA
- a CDS encoding SusC/RagA family TonB-linked outer membrane protein produces the protein MQKSTLSGRYSLREPLLVMKLMCIMLVLALHVSAANYGQSVINIRAQETTVLNIFKQIEKQSSYSFFYSSNQLELNRPVYISAVNASLDAVLSKVFQGTKVAWKVIDNNKVVLSAAGEPVQSPLKTIKGIVTDQNGGPLENVSVTVKGRQIGTVTNAAGQFSIDADSGDILVFSNVGYIDQEVAIDGTSDLKITLKASESKMDEVVVIGYGSTKRRDLTGAVVSVKSEEITARPGPNPMESLQGRVAGLDITRPSGQAGAGVNIQLRGTRSFNASGNPLFIINGLPGDYATLNPYDIESIEVLKDASSTAAYGSAGSNGVIIITTKSGKAGKVNIDVNSYYGYNGWSITPTMRHGDSYLQTKRDAYSYLWNAATNKWETTNALWQSPVNDSAIFGSRYDAYREGQFTDWAGLLLRKNAATQNYSVGISGGNEKTKAYLSVNYTNEQSQYSGDDYKLLTTSMRIDHKLRKWINVGANLQSSYVIRNKAQDKLENLITTDPLAQPYKADGTLNPDLGNNVYNLLLDYQPGVYSNLDNNFRMFLNPYVEIKPLKGLSILSRAGATLAYSNNYRFDGKGSVAYTYNNANVTKAQIQQNRFIGYQWENILTYNVKIASDHDLTLTAVSSYYDNQNSSNNITQNNVYSNNFKWHNIKNDPTNTIATSSYNMSRTFGLLGRINYSYLGKYLFSASVRRDGSSVLDKDHQWDNFPAASMGWRISDEKFMDATRDWLDNLKFRIGWGITGSAKIDPYSSVAMVENANTSLGGITTPIFRNSALIANPVLGWEKSYNTNYGMDASFLNGRIDLSFDYYRTKTKDVIYKVNMPIIYGAYTPGVSYARNINLCETMNTGFELALNTKNVVTNNFEWTSAIAFSTNKEKVLNLIGGTSNFIPFDVHTLVLGQPVKTFWNYKLDGVWQIGEEADAAVFGAIPGTLKVNVPGMTRLAEGVYMKETGSGSNAVRKYYYTNLADAQQFDPSLTAANSKYTYSNNDFQVLGSNVPKWSLGLQNSFKYKNFDLGIYMYMRWGQMINYNLMGWYQPNAFAINASPSRTFPASFNYWTPTNPSNDFPVMNYDYGTNRFLGFTGLNYVDGSFLKIKNITLGYTLPVNISRKASIEKLRFYGTVTNPLIVARSHFLKEYDPEMNGSLEYPLTKQVVLGLNITF, from the coding sequence ATGCAAAAATCTACTCTTTCGGGGCGGTATAGCCTCCGGGAACCCCTGCTTGTTATGAAATTAATGTGCATCATGCTTGTTCTCGCGCTCCATGTTTCGGCGGCCAATTATGGCCAGTCCGTGATCAATATCAGGGCGCAGGAAACTACGGTATTGAATATTTTTAAACAAATAGAGAAACAGTCATCGTATTCCTTTTTTTACAGCAGCAATCAGCTAGAGTTAAACCGCCCGGTATATATCAGCGCAGTCAATGCTTCACTGGATGCGGTATTGTCTAAAGTTTTCCAGGGAACAAAAGTAGCCTGGAAAGTGATTGATAATAATAAAGTCGTTCTTTCAGCTGCCGGAGAGCCGGTGCAAAGCCCGCTGAAAACAATAAAAGGAATTGTTACAGATCAAAATGGAGGTCCTCTTGAAAATGTATCCGTAACTGTAAAAGGCCGGCAAATAGGAACTGTTACCAATGCTGCCGGGCAGTTCTCTATCGATGCGGATTCGGGCGATATTTTGGTTTTTTCGAACGTTGGCTATATCGATCAGGAAGTGGCTATAGATGGTACAAGCGACCTCAAAATAACTTTGAAGGCCAGCGAATCCAAAATGGATGAAGTGGTAGTGATTGGCTATGGTTCAACTAAACGGAGGGATTTGACTGGTGCAGTAGTATCGGTGAAGAGCGAAGAGATCACCGCTCGCCCTGGCCCCAACCCAATGGAATCATTACAGGGAAGGGTAGCCGGGTTGGATATTACCCGCCCTTCAGGCCAGGCGGGAGCCGGAGTAAATATACAGCTACGTGGCACGAGGTCTTTTAATGCCAGTGGTAATCCCTTATTCATCATCAATGGCTTACCAGGAGATTATGCCACTCTTAATCCCTACGATATTGAGTCGATTGAGGTATTGAAAGACGCTTCCTCTACCGCTGCTTATGGCTCCGCGGGATCCAATGGTGTAATCATAATTACCACCAAAAGTGGGAAAGCCGGCAAGGTAAATATCGATGTGAATTCTTACTATGGTTATAATGGCTGGTCGATCACCCCAACCATGCGTCATGGTGACAGCTACCTGCAAACCAAACGCGACGCATATAGTTACCTGTGGAATGCTGCCACCAATAAATGGGAAACTACAAATGCGCTTTGGCAGTCGCCGGTAAATGATTCGGCTATTTTTGGATCCAGATATGATGCTTACAGGGAAGGACAATTTACAGATTGGGCTGGTCTTTTGCTTCGCAAAAATGCGGCTACACAAAACTACAGCGTGGGTATCTCAGGTGGTAACGAAAAAACAAAAGCTTACTTGTCGGTGAACTATACCAATGAGCAGAGCCAGTATTCAGGCGATGATTACAAGCTCTTAACTACCAGCATGCGTATCGATCATAAACTAAGAAAGTGGATCAATGTAGGTGCCAACCTGCAATCGTCCTATGTTATAAGAAATAAAGCACAGGACAAGCTGGAAAACCTGATCACTACCGATCCCCTGGCGCAACCCTATAAGGCAGACGGAACTTTGAATCCCGATCTGGGCAATAACGTATATAACCTGTTGCTTGATTATCAGCCGGGAGTATATTCAAACCTGGATAATAATTTCAGGATGTTCCTGAATCCCTATGTAGAAATTAAACCATTGAAGGGGTTGAGTATCTTATCGCGTGCCGGAGCCACACTGGCCTATTCCAATAACTACCGGTTTGATGGCAAGGGCTCTGTTGCTTATACTTATAATAATGCCAACGTTACGAAGGCGCAGATACAGCAAAATCGCTTCATAGGATATCAATGGGAAAATATACTGACCTATAATGTAAAGATAGCCAGTGATCATGATCTTACATTAACGGCAGTGAGCTCTTATTATGATAACCAGAACTCCAGCAATAACATCACGCAGAATAATGTTTATTCCAATAACTTCAAGTGGCACAATATTAAAAATGATCCTACTAATACTATTGCTACCTCTTCATACAACATGTCAAGGACATTTGGACTCTTAGGAAGAATTAATTATTCCTATTTGGGCAAATACCTGTTCTCGGCTTCCGTTCGCCGCGACGGTTCTTCAGTTTTGGATAAAGACCACCAATGGGATAACTTTCCTGCCGCATCTATGGGTTGGAGGATTTCCGACGAAAAGTTTATGGACGCTACCCGGGACTGGCTGGATAACCTGAAATTTCGTATTGGTTGGGGTATTACAGGGTCGGCTAAGATCGATCCATACAGTTCCGTAGCAATGGTAGAAAATGCCAATACTTCTCTCGGTGGTATCACTACGCCTATCTTCCGGAATTCTGCCCTGATTGCCAATCCTGTTTTGGGTTGGGAAAAATCGTACAATACCAACTATGGTATGGATGCCAGCTTTTTAAATGGCCGTATAGATCTGTCTTTCGATTACTACAGAACCAAAACCAAAGATGTCATTTACAAAGTAAATATGCCGATCATCTATGGTGCCTATACTCCGGGGGTTTCTTATGCACGGAACATCAATCTATGTGAAACTATGAATACCGGTTTTGAACTGGCATTGAATACCAAGAACGTTGTTACTAATAATTTTGAGTGGACTTCGGCTATTGCTTTTTCGACCAATAAAGAAAAAGTCCTTAACCTGATAGGAGGTACTTCTAATTTTATTCCGTTTGATGTGCACACATTGGTATTGGGGCAGCCCGTTAAGACCTTTTGGAATTATAAATTGGATGGGGTATGGCAAATCGGAGAGGAAGCCGATGCGGCAGTATTCGGAGCCATCCCCGGCACACTCAAAGTAAATGTTCCCGGAATGACCCGGTTGGCTGAGGGTGTATATATGAAAGAAACAGGGAGCGGTAGTAATGCAGTCAGAAAGTATTATTATACGAACCTGGCGGATGCACAACAGTTTGATCCTTCCCTCACAGCAGCCAATTCTAAATACACCTATAGCAATAATGATTTTCAGGTTTTGGGAAGTAATGTACCCAAATGGTCGCTTGGGTTGCAGAACAGCTTTAAATATAAGAATTTCGACCTCGGTATTTATATGTATATGAGGTGGGGACAGATGATCAATTACAACCTGATGGGCTGGTACCAGCCTAATGCATTTGCCATCAATGCAAGTCCTTCCAGGACATTCCCGGCCTCTTTTAATTATTGGACACCCACCAATCCTTCAAACGATTTTCCGGTAATGAACTATGATTATGGAACGAACCGTTTCCTGGGTTTTACAGGCCTTAATTATGTTGATGGCTCCTTCCTTAAAATAAAAAATATCACCCTTGGTTATACCCTCCCCGTAAATATTTCCAGGAAAGCCTCCATTGAAAAGCTACGCTTTTATGGGACTGTTACTAATCCGCTGATTGTTGCCAGAAGTCATTTTTTAAAGGAATACGATCCCGAAATGAACGGTAGCCTGGAGTATCCATTAACCAAGCAAGTAGTACTGGGCCTGAATATTACATTTTAA
- a CDS encoding FecR family protein — MKKELQDKIYGLIALKMAGSADFEQLQELEQLLKLYPEFKQLDDVLGHFPRIDESVTKDITDQAFATQYVKMLYAQQEHQVAPLVSQGPATRLKRSKRVFLKPAAIAASIILLFTFFKADFFSDEQASLSEKPATQKDTVTSGKSKLTLPDGTLVYLNANSHLEYGQDFNTAARDVILTGEAYFDVAHNPRKPFIVHTSKATIRVLGTRFNVKNYADATWEATLLQGKIEMYLNNKPKNKLTLEPSQKVSVSALEEQSGSHLGDFKISVTKIKPLKDDIAETAWMENKLVFVDQPLQEIAKELEREFGVTVHFKSDKSGNNRYTGAFKNDDLQQILEILDLSNPIDYELKENQLIIQ; from the coding sequence ATGAAGAAGGAATTACAGGACAAAATATATGGTTTAATAGCCCTCAAAATGGCGGGAAGCGCCGATTTTGAGCAGTTACAGGAATTGGAACAATTGCTGAAACTGTATCCTGAATTCAAACAATTGGATGATGTCCTGGGTCATTTTCCGCGAATTGATGAATCGGTAACAAAAGATATAACCGACCAGGCATTTGCAACCCAGTATGTAAAAATGCTCTACGCCCAACAGGAGCATCAGGTGGCGCCGCTTGTTTCACAGGGACCTGCAACCCGGTTGAAGCGCTCAAAACGGGTATTCTTAAAGCCGGCAGCTATTGCCGCGTCGATAATATTACTTTTTACATTTTTTAAAGCTGATTTTTTTTCTGATGAACAAGCAAGCTTATCTGAAAAGCCTGCAACACAGAAAGACACGGTTACAAGCGGAAAATCTAAATTAACACTGCCGGATGGCACCTTGGTATATCTGAACGCCAATAGTCACCTGGAGTATGGCCAGGATTTTAATACGGCTGCGCGCGATGTTATACTTACTGGTGAAGCCTATTTTGATGTGGCGCATAACCCCCGAAAACCTTTTATTGTGCATACATCAAAAGCCACGATAAGGGTATTGGGCACCCGGTTTAATGTAAAGAATTATGCGGATGCTACATGGGAAGCAACTTTATTACAAGGCAAGATTGAAATGTATTTAAACAATAAGCCTAAAAATAAATTAACACTCGAGCCCTCCCAGAAAGTATCGGTGTCCGCTCTTGAAGAGCAGTCGGGATCGCATTTAGGCGATTTCAAAATTTCAGTAACGAAGATAAAACCACTAAAGGACGATATTGCAGAAACGGCCTGGATGGAGAATAAATTGGTATTTGTAGATCAGCCTTTACAGGAAATTGCTAAAGAATTAGAGCGTGAGTTTGGTGTTACAGTTCATTTTAAGTCTGATAAGTCAGGCAATAACAGATATACGGGTGCTTTTAAAAACGATGACCTGCAGCAAATTCTGGAGATACTCGATTTATCAAATCCTATCGATTATGAATTGAAAGAAAACCAACTGATTATTCAATAA
- a CDS encoding RNA polymerase sigma-70 factor — MIDSQQIASLKTSVSRESDEVAYKQLFYYFHPLLRRFAFNLLGNTEVADEIVSDVLLKLWIMRGKMDLVQDLKLYLFKATKNACLNYLKSATHRNSQLTGQIGEEDAVHNFTESEYSCSEIQQIIADAVNQLPPKCQMVFRLIKEYGLSYAQVKEVLEISQNTIETHMKLALRKLKSAIDRYQNTQK; from the coding sequence TTGATAGATAGCCAACAAATAGCATCGCTCAAAACCAGCGTCAGCCGGGAATCAGATGAAGTTGCCTATAAGCAGCTGTTTTACTATTTTCATCCATTGCTGCGCCGGTTTGCTTTTAATTTGCTGGGCAATACGGAAGTTGCAGATGAGATTGTATCTGATGTTTTGCTGAAGCTATGGATCATGCGTGGAAAGATGGATCTGGTGCAGGATCTCAAACTCTATCTTTTTAAAGCCACTAAAAATGCCTGCCTGAATTATTTAAAAAGTGCAACACATCGTAACAGCCAGCTTACCGGGCAGATAGGAGAAGAGGATGCTGTACATAATTTCACAGAATCAGAGTACAGTTGTTCTGAGATTCAGCAAATAATCGCGGATGCTGTCAACCAATTACCTCCAAAGTGCCAGATGGTTTTTCGTCTTATTAAAGAATATGGCCTGAGCTATGCACAGGTAAAAGAAGTGTTGGAGATCTCTCAAAACACTATAGAAACCCATATGAAGCTGGCTTTAAGAAAACTCAAGTCCGCCATAGACAGATACCAAAATACTCAAAAATAA